aaacacagagcttattttctccAATAATcaaaaagccaatggaaaaaatCCTAATGggttttggttacactttattttaaggtgtctgtgttatagtgtaattatatatttaagtactgagtaataacaattaactacatgtacttactatagggttaggattagggtttggtttaggcttagttgcatgtaattatgcataatttatagttattactatagtaattacatgtaaaatgtgtaacaaggacactgtaaaataaagtgttacctgggtttttgtcgagggaaccagggtgatgcttaCCTCTGGGCTCGCCTACAAAAATATGCCAGCACTAATGAGAAATGAACAATAACCAAAAGCTGCAAAATTGTTAATTGTTATTTCATGCTAGTTAATgattgttaactaatgttaatgtgTAGAATCTTATTGTGAAGTATGGTTTATTTGCTTTGAAAAAAATTCCACACgacacatttaacatttttaagcttgtgttttttttttttttttgaggtaaaTCTGGAAGAAGACGTTAGTCATTTGCAGTGTGCGGATGTATTTTAAACTTCACTTCCCACATCTTTTGAGAACAGTAGGAAATAACACATTGTCCTTGGTTGGTATTTAGAGGCTATACTGTGATGAACTTGTTCCTTCAGTCCGGTTTTATCGTTTGGTATGTTCGGCGTGTAGAGATGCGTCATCGGTTCTGTTTTTAGCTCTGGAAGTGATCTGTGACAGTCTATCATGAGCTCTCGTCTGATACCGTTTCCATTGTCAGGCACGTGTTCTGCTTTTCCTTGTTAAATAATTCGCCTGCCAGGGAAATGAAGGGTTTGTGCTGTAACTGTGACCCTTACTACACATACCAGTCCAGTGTCTATTCCgatgaaatgacaaaaatcattCACTGTATCTTCATTACAattctttttactttttcattttgaaaatattcacAAGACCTCCTGGAGTTATTGAAATATTGTGTAGGCTTATCTgaaaaatacacacaattatAGATTTTTTGACAAAGTGTTTTGACATTTTgccgcacatacacacactctgtATTTGTTCATAGATAAGCGGTGTTCTTgagaaataaatattgttatcgTGTGAATCTTATCGAACATCTTATCACATTAGCATTAGGTTTATCAAGGTCATTTTATTAGTCTTGTGAGGTTCCGCTCTGTATTGGGCCTTAGGGAGTAAAGTccttatatttatgtttacattttgaatCGGTTGTATATTACAAAGGCGGGTGTACAATTTGttatcatacttttttttttttttccatttttaagtCTTTTATGAATTTCCCACAGGGCTTCTTCAGGAGAACCATTCGACTCAAACTGGAATACGACAAGTGCGAACGCAACTGCAAGATCcagaagaagaacagaaacAAATGTCAATACTGCCGTTTCCGCAAGTGCCTTGCAGTGGGCATGTCCCACAACGGTAAGAGCTTCACAAAGAGCAGGTGATTTAGATTATACACACTCGGTTTATGGTTTGATGATTAAAGATCTTTAATTGTTAATCAAGATGGTGTTctgttttattacaataatattttttaacaaggTAGTTTAATTGCTTTGAAGGTCAAGAAATTTAGATTAGAATCAAAATATAGAAAAACAACCTTTAGACACCCTTAGCTTAGACATCATGAGGTAGCACAAATCTACGCTTTCCTAGGGCTATCGTAGGATAACCGCAGATGAACTAGGTGACACGGAAGACAAGCCATCCCGTTCTCTCACGGGACTTTGACCTGGATCTAGGGTAGTCTCCTCTGTTAGCAAGGGCTTGTGTCATGTGCCGCTGTTAGCATAATCCCTTCAGAGGTAGATCTGTATCGTATCACACCATACACCCCCTCCCACGTCTGCCCTTTGTCCCGGTACCGATGAAGTGGCAGCAGTGTAATGACCTAAAGTTCTACTACTCGTGGTTTGTGTATAAACAGGGGCTGACAATTCAATACATTAATATAGcgaaattaattattaaaagaaaaacatattaaCGCAATCAGTACCCTCTGACCCACATTTGAGTTTTGGATTTTTCCTACCATCTGAGCTTCTCGAGTGTGGATCTGCACATACACCAGCAATCAAAAAGGGCCCGTTCTGGTATTTCATTTGCGATATTACGTTTTTCTCAAGACAGATTGATAAATGCAATTGCAACACAGTGTAgtggaaataaaaaatacatacgcAGTCAATTAAATTAAGCAacatatcattatttatttaatttatttcacataACCTTTAatttatcactttttttttttttttttaatcaaataacagCCCTAGTATGAATATTTTGTTAAGCACGTATGTATCTGtcttgcgtgtgtgtgttcCCGTTTTGTTTGTATACAGTACATTGTCTGTGGCAGCATGGCATGCCCTGATTTTGCTGAGTTAGGCAgattcctgggtcaacatattttgttgatcctggaacaacattcctgtctgaaaatgtaTTCCTAACcaatatccctacccctaaataTAACCCTACCCATTAGTTATCCCtaaaatgataggtgaataacactgatgtagaagcacctaccccaggttgtaagcctaaacttgacataaactgtaaacttgtccctcaaatccgATTGgatgattggaatgttgttccgggatcaacaaaaatgttgatccaagaacatgttgcacttggtaGTATCAGGTTCTGTGGCAGCAAGCACGAGGTTGCGCCTAGTTCAATTGGTAATGTCTTTGCGCGTTTTACAGCTATCCGTTTTGGGCGGATACCCCAATCTGAAAAGCAGAGGCTGAAAGCAGAGAAGGACGTCAGCGGGAAAGAGGAGCACCAGTCTCCGCAGCTGGACACAAAGAGTCTGGCCAGGCAGATGCACGAAGCCTACCTCAAACACTTCCACATGAACAAAGCCAAAGCACGTGTGTTTCTCACAGGCAAGACCAGCACTCCGGTGAGTGTCTGCAGTGTTGGGGAGCTAGCTAACTCACTCACCCACTATTCACATTATATTGCTCACACAAGCTGAGTAAAATGAGGCAATAATCAAATGCGCTCTCCTAATCTGTAAAAGCATTGGAAAGAATGCTTTTACAGATTATCACACCATTTTAGGacctttttttttagcaaaatattgatttaaatgcTGCTGTTCATTAGTTTGTAATCATGGTTATATATTACAGttgttaaaaggatagttcacccaaaaatgaaaattatcccatgatttactgaCCCTCAAGTCAACCCAGGTGTATATCACGATCTTCTTTcaaatgaacacaatcggaaatatatttaaaaacatcctggctcttccgagctttataatgggggGCTcgattttgaagcaaaaaaaaagtgcatccatccatccatcataaaagtactaCACActgctctggggggttaataaagaaaGGCCTTCTggagcgaagcgatgggtttttgtaaaaaaataaataaatttgattttggtatggagataaaggttatgattataattttttggtagtattacaccacatcatgtgtgttttcttgtggtatgagatagagcgtttggacccggaagcgctgccgcgtgacgtcagacttaacgaccgaataataactagcttccggcagacagcAGCGTGCATCGATTtgtggcggaagagtgacccctgacccgacgcatgatgCAATGATGAACGTGGAAgcacagaggagagagcaaaacaaaacaccagtcacaaattagaagtgtaaaacaagaaattttaaagagaaatatcggaggatttcgatataagagaagaggatcttcagtttgttgcccagctctatttgtttaaaccgtgagaggcgtctaagcttacgctactcctacatcctgtgtCATACATCAGTTCATGGGTTGCTCTTGTGGCACAAGctgacttgcgcagtatgcgtacggccgtctgccggaagctagttattttagattataaagttttaaatatggatatttttcttataaaaaaaaccCATCGTTTAGCTTTAAAAGGCCttcattcactgccattatatagcttggatatatctccgattgtattggtctgaaagaagaaagtcatatacaccttggatggcttgagggtgagaaaatcatggggtaattttatttttgggtgaactatccctttaataaaaaagaattaaagTATGATGCTTTTGTTACATTTAAGGCAGGAATAAACTACACGACTTTACAGTCTGGATGAGTCATCGCTAGTTGGTAAAAGTCATagccagtctgcagattttgggTCAGAGTTGACAGACAAAATCACATAGCGTATAATGgacacagatatttttttttttattcaaagtagcttccccaacactgtgtGCATCGGTAGCTGATTAGAAAAATGGAGAGGGCTAACTGCACTAGCTATTTAATTATTGAGCTGAACAGTCTGAACACACACCTGTTCTCTGACTGTCCTCTCTCCACCCTTCATTGAAGCCTTTCGTCATCCACGACATGGACTCTCTCCAGCATGCCGAGAAGAAACTACTTACCCAGCTGCTGGGCAACATGACGTCCGGCGATGCCTCCACTCTGCGGGAGAGAGAAGTGGAGGCCCGGCTCTTCCTGTTCTGTCAGTACGCCTCGGTGGCGACGGTCACGGAGCTGACGGAGTTCGCCAAGGCCGTGCCCGGCTTCGCCACCCTGGACCTCAACGACCAGGTGACTCTACTGAAGTACGGCGTGTACGAGGCGCTCTTCGCCCTGCTGGCCTCCTGCATGAATAAAGACGGGCTGCTGGTGGCTCGCGGGGGAGGCTTTATCACCCGCGAATTTCTGAAGAGTCTGCGCAAGCCTTTCAGTGACATGATGGAACCCAAATTTCAGTTCGCCATGAGGTTCAACGCTCTAGAGCTGGACGACAGCGACCTGGCGCTGTTTGTGGCTGCCATTATCTGCTGTGGAGGTGAGACGCAGGGAGAGCAACGCTGAAAcgtt
The Ctenopharyngodon idella isolate HZGC_01 chromosome 4, HZGC01, whole genome shotgun sequence genome window above contains:
- the pparaa gene encoding peroxisome proliferator-activated receptor alpha a, whose translation is MIQSLPWSSAMVDMPSLYSPLSPLGDPILDSPLCGELIGDMEVLEDISQSLSDDTFNSLHVLDYQSCNTAVDGSTLLDVLTPASSPSSEVFVASTGQDENSSGSLALECRVCADRASGFHYGVHACEGCKGFFRRTIRLKLEYDKCERNCKIQKKNRNKCQYCRFRKCLAVGMSHNAIRFGRIPQSEKQRLKAEKDVSGKEEHQSPQLDTKSLARQMHEAYLKHFHMNKAKARVFLTGKTSTPPFVIHDMDSLQHAEKKLLTQLLGNMTSGDASTLREREVEARLFLFCQYASVATVTELTEFAKAVPGFATLDLNDQVTLLKYGVYEALFALLASCMNKDGLLVARGGGFITREFLKSLRKPFSDMMEPKFQFAMRFNALELDDSDLALFVAAIICCGDRPGLSDVSQIERIQESIIHALRLQLLSSHPDSSLLFPKLLQKLADLRQLVTEHAELVQEIKKTEDASLHPLLQEIYRDMY